A genomic segment from Candidatus Dependentiae bacterium encodes:
- the arfB gene encoding alternative ribosome rescue aminoacyl-tRNA hydrolase ArfB encodes MKLDVPVKNGITIPEYELEITTSRSGGAGGQHVNKTDTRITVRWNVKNTTILTPEQKERVLTNLASRLTADGDLIIHSSESRSQTQNKEAALARLAQEIRKALYVPKKRMKTKVSKAKKEARLHEKTHRGSVKKLRSKKIYED; translated from the coding sequence ATGAAGCTCGACGTACCTGTCAAAAATGGCATAACAATTCCAGAATACGAACTTGAGATAACCACGAGTAGGTCAGGTGGTGCGGGAGGGCAACATGTTAATAAAACTGACACACGTATTACCGTGCGTTGGAATGTAAAGAACACCACGATATTAACACCCGAACAAAAAGAACGTGTGCTCACTAATCTTGCATCGCGCTTAACCGCTGATGGCGATTTAATTATTCACAGCAGTGAATCACGCAGCCAAACACAAAACAAAGAAGCAGCACTAGCACGCTTGGCACAAGAGATACGCAAAGCGCTCTATGTGCCTAAAAAACGCATGAAGACTAAAGTATCAAAAGCAAAAAAAGAAGCCCGACTGCATGAAAAAACACACAGGGGCTCCGTCAAAAAATTGCGCAGTAAAAAAATTTACGAAGATTAA
- a CDS encoding FAD-dependent oxidoreductase encodes MNTKKIIHLTPPRITPEHIKEKITCIRAHRERIFQVFTQMHDNKLVCHNYGHGGAGWTFLFGCVNESISQFEDEHSRNATLQNKSIVVIGAGCYGLLTAIMLRRKGHTVHIIAKETKNIPSNKSAGFFFPRHRKSSTTHEKAIFQAMGMESYKTFLEIINGTHPFIKQGPKLLPAYFGLDIDPGFAPYIEQGLVQQPEQVTIDFNNGKTYEAMAYHTVFINSAAIMQELQRNVDELNISIEKKEVSSFDECNESIIFNCAGLGAKTLTGDKRLIPVQGHLITLKDQSPLDELQYMINVKVVMTDALGKKRDELIYYAPRESGILGITFKRGEDSLTTNHHEFDRLLQRCQDYFGE; translated from the coding sequence TTGAATACAAAAAAAATCATTCACCTCACCCCACCCCGCATAACTCCTGAACATATTAAGGAAAAGATAACCTGCATTCGCGCACACCGCGAACGAATATTTCAGGTGTTCACCCAAATGCACGACAACAAATTAGTCTGTCATAATTATGGACATGGTGGCGCTGGTTGGACTTTTCTTTTTGGTTGCGTTAATGAATCGATCAGTCAATTTGAAGATGAACATTCACGCAATGCAACGTTACAAAACAAGTCCATTGTCGTCATTGGTGCTGGATGCTACGGCCTACTCACCGCAATTATGTTAAGGCGTAAAGGACATACTGTCCATATCATCGCCAAAGAAACAAAAAACATTCCATCAAATAAATCCGCTGGTTTCTTTTTTCCACGCCACCGTAAATCGTCTACAACGCACGAAAAGGCAATCTTTCAAGCCATGGGTATGGAATCATATAAAACGTTCTTGGAAATAATCAATGGCACCCACCCCTTCATTAAACAAGGTCCAAAATTATTACCCGCTTATTTTGGTCTTGATATCGACCCTGGCTTTGCGCCGTATATTGAACAAGGACTCGTACAACAACCAGAGCAGGTGACCATCGATTTTAATAATGGCAAAACGTATGAAGCAATGGCCTACCACACGGTGTTTATTAATTCAGCTGCGATCATGCAAGAGTTACAACGTAATGTTGATGAACTCAATATCTCAATTGAAAAAAAAGAAGTATCATCTTTTGATGAATGCAATGAGTCAATTATTTTTAATTGCGCCGGCCTTGGAGCAAAAACACTCACAGGCGATAAACGCTTGATTCCTGTTCAAGGACATCTCATTACGCTAAAAGACCAATCACCTCTAGATGAACTTCAATATATGATTAATGTTAAAGTCGTAATGACCGATGCACTGGGTAAAAAGCGCGACGAATTAATCTATTACGCGCCGCGAGAATCGGGAATTCTTGGCATTACCTTCAAGCGTGGAGAAGATTCACTCACCACTAATCACCATGAATTTGACAGGCTGTTACAGCGGTGCCAAGATTATTTTGGTGAATGA
- a CDS encoding glycosyltransferase — protein sequence MLHILFITAALIAPLILNGNSSSFNAADERGERSIVIVTTSYNNKIWYQKNLESIFKQNYHNYTVIYVDDCSPDGTGQLVEEYIQKNNQGHRTKLIKNSERMGALGNYYKAICMCNDTAIVVQLDGSDFLANDQVLSTINDVYANPDVWFAYSQFMMWPAQRHGWNHDYQERHSEYGIRECFPSHLHTFYAKLFKQIKLSDLMYKGELFQMAWDAALIHPMVEMAQAQHIAFIPEILYLYNDANPIGDDKVNRPLQRELEKFIKNKMPYAPLEKLF from the coding sequence ATGCTACACATCTTATTCATCACCGCGGCACTTATTGCCCCACTTATTCTCAACGGTAACTCCTCATCTTTCAATGCAGCTGATGAACGGGGCGAACGAAGCATAGTAATTGTAACAACAAGCTATAACAATAAGATATGGTATCAAAAAAACTTAGAGTCTATTTTTAAACAAAACTACCACAATTACACAGTCATCTACGTTGATGATTGCTCACCCGATGGCACCGGGCAATTAGTAGAAGAATATATACAAAAAAACAATCAAGGACACCGTACAAAACTGATTAAAAACAGTGAACGAATGGGCGCTCTAGGAAATTACTATAAAGCAATTTGCATGTGTAACGACACAGCTATTGTAGTACAACTTGACGGCAGCGACTTTTTAGCCAACGATCAGGTATTATCAACCATTAATGACGTCTATGCCAATCCAGATGTTTGGTTCGCCTACAGCCAATTTATGATGTGGCCAGCCCAACGACATGGATGGAATCATGACTATCAAGAAAGACATAGTGAATATGGCATTCGTGAATGCTTCCCATCACACCTCCACACTTTTTATGCAAAATTATTTAAGCAGATCAAACTTTCTGACTTAATGTACAAAGGCGAACTTTTCCAAATGGCATGGGACGCTGCACTCATTCATCCTATGGTAGAAATGGCCCAAGCACAACACATCGCGTTTATTCCAGAAATTTTATACTTGTACAACGATGCTAATCCAATTGGCGATGATAAAGTTAACAGGCCATTACAACGAGAACTAGAAAAATTTATCAAAAATAAAATGCCATACGCGCCACTGGAAAAATTGTTTTAG
- a CDS encoding AbrB/MazE/SpoVT family DNA-binding domain-containing protein produces MKLKIIKTGNSLGIRLPKAIILQCNFKENVIIKVTDQGLLLMPDPTESNHIGWEGAYKTTIKARSGKLKKQESPSVEATVLLPDTEKDVEW; encoded by the coding sequence ATGAAACTCAAGATTATTAAGACGGGAAATTCCTTAGGCATACGGTTACCCAAGGCAATTATTTTGCAATGTAATTTCAAAGAAAACGTGATTATCAAAGTCACCGATCAAGGATTATTATTAATGCCCGATCCTACAGAATCTAATCACATTGGTTGGGAAGGCGCTTATAAAACAACCATTAAGGCACGATCTGGCAAACTAAAAAAACAAGAAAGTCCAAGCGTGGAAGCAACAGTGCTTCTGCCCGATACTGAAAAAGATGTTGAGTGGTAA
- a CDS encoding glycosyltransferase yields MHQILKFLTRAAALLVSLNIHSNQQTFNAPDEHGERSIVVVIASYKNQAWYKQNLDSIFTQNYHNYKLIYIDDCSPDGTGDLVEHYVAEKGQTDRVTVIKNSTRVGALANYYTAIHMCKDNAIVVQVDGDDFLAHPTVLAKINDVYADPNIWFAYSQLLLWPANTIGWNQPYTKNNSLYGPRGGGPSHVRTFYAKLFKNIQREDLLYNGDFFSMAWDTAIILPMVEMAEEKHIAFIPEVLYIYNDINPINDHKIDRTLQKNLDAFIRNKTPYEPLEVLF; encoded by the coding sequence ATGCACCAAATTTTAAAATTTTTGACACGAGCAGCGGCCTTGCTTGTCTCACTCAACATTCACAGCAATCAACAAACTTTTAATGCACCGGATGAACATGGCGAGCGCAGCATAGTAGTCGTAATAGCAAGCTATAAAAACCAAGCTTGGTATAAACAAAATTTAGATTCGATTTTCACCCAAAACTACCACAACTATAAACTCATCTATATTGATGATTGCTCACCCGATGGCACCGGTGATTTAGTAGAACACTATGTTGCAGAAAAAGGCCAAACCGATCGCGTTACGGTTATAAAAAACAGCACACGTGTTGGCGCACTGGCTAATTATTATACGGCTATTCATATGTGCAAGGACAATGCCATTGTAGTCCAAGTTGATGGCGACGACTTTTTGGCACACCCTACAGTATTGGCAAAAATTAATGATGTCTATGCTGACCCAAACATTTGGTTCGCTTATAGCCAATTACTTCTTTGGCCCGCTAACACCATTGGGTGGAACCAACCATATACTAAAAACAATAGTCTATACGGCCCTCGTGGTGGCGGACCTTCACACGTACGAACATTTTATGCAAAGTTATTTAAAAACATACAACGAGAAGATTTACTCTATAATGGAGATTTTTTTTCAATGGCGTGGGATACGGCAATAATTCTTCCTATGGTAGAAATGGCCGAAGAAAAACATATCGCATTTATTCCTGAAGTACTCTACATCTACAATGACATCAATCCCATTAACGATCACAAAATCGATAGAACATTACAAAAAAACCTTGATGCATTCATTAGAAACAAAACACCATACGAACCGCTGGAAGTTCTTTTTTAA
- a CDS encoding FkbM family methyltransferase: MKKIHVIALLITAMNTTYTNYLQPFFPYYSQCGQDKFLNEHLFKNKRNGVFVDVGAHDGISYSNTYFFEKELGWTGLCVEPHPQIFPQLKNNRSATCYACCIGNADEPVDFMQVSGAPEMLSGIAELYDARHLERLKREVISNGGQIEIIKIPCRTLSALLEENNLFEVDFLSIDVEGAEKNVLLGIDFKRFTIKCIILENNFPDKFADIRNILISNGYKHYQSLDFDEIFTLSTIDVTA; the protein is encoded by the coding sequence ATGAAAAAAATCCACGTTATCGCTCTGCTCATAACAGCAATGAACACAACATACACAAACTACTTACAACCATTCTTTCCGTATTATAGTCAATGCGGACAGGATAAATTTCTTAACGAACACCTATTCAAAAACAAAAGAAACGGCGTCTTTGTGGACGTTGGAGCACACGATGGCATCTCTTACAGCAACACCTATTTTTTTGAAAAAGAATTGGGTTGGACCGGTCTATGCGTCGAACCTCATCCTCAAATATTTCCGCAACTAAAAAACAATAGAAGCGCAACATGTTATGCATGCTGCATAGGAAATGCCGACGAACCTGTAGACTTTATGCAAGTGAGTGGCGCACCTGAAATGTTAAGTGGCATAGCCGAACTGTATGATGCTCGCCACCTTGAACGCCTTAAAAGAGAAGTGATATCAAATGGCGGTCAAATAGAGATAATCAAAATACCGTGTCGCACGCTCAGCGCACTCCTTGAGGAAAACAATTTATTTGAAGTAGATTTTTTATCAATTGATGTAGAAGGCGCGGAAAAAAACGTATTGCTTGGCATAGATTTTAAACGATTCACCATAAAGTGCATTATTCTTGAAAACAACTTCCCCGATAAGTTTGCCGACATTAGAAATATATTAATCAGCAATGGCTACAAACATTACCAATCCCTAGATTTTGATGAAATCTTCACGTTATCCACTATCGACGTAACGGCATAA